The following proteins come from a genomic window of Winogradskyella sp. PC-19:
- a CDS encoding beta-ketoacyl-[acyl-carrier-protein] synthase family protein, translated as MKNRVVITGLGVVAPNGIGVTEFTEALKQGKSGITFHQELKDLNFSCQIGGMPNVTNELKSEYFTDLQLRGFNSSGILYGCIAGIDAWKDAGFDMNPDSKLDYDTGLIFGTGTSGVEKFREAIYKLDEGQVRRLGSTVVLQTMASGVSAYLSGMLGLGNQVTTNSSACTTGTEGVLMAYDRIQNGKAKRMLVGSCSDHGPYLWGGFDAMRVMTYKHNENPEEGSRPMSAAASGFVPGSGAGALVLESLESALERGAKIYAEVIGGEVNSGGQRQGGTLTAPNAEAVKRCITNAIENSGITSSQVDVINGHLTATSKDTLEIENWSKALSRNGNTFPYINSTKSMVGHCLAAAGAIECVASVIQLKEQFVAPNINCENLNPEIERIISKEKVPTTKVDYNIDVLIKASFGFGDVNACVLFKRFIA; from the coding sequence ATGAAAAACAGAGTCGTCATAACAGGATTGGGAGTCGTTGCGCCAAATGGCATTGGTGTAACTGAATTTACTGAAGCCTTAAAACAGGGAAAGTCAGGCATCACTTTTCATCAAGAGCTCAAAGACCTTAATTTCTCATGTCAAATAGGTGGTATGCCTAATGTTACGAATGAATTAAAATCAGAATATTTTACAGATTTACAATTACGAGGTTTTAATAGCTCTGGCATTTTATATGGTTGCATTGCCGGAATTGACGCATGGAAAGATGCAGGTTTTGACATGAACCCTGACAGTAAATTAGATTATGATACCGGTTTAATTTTTGGTACAGGAACGTCAGGAGTTGAAAAATTTCGAGAAGCGATTTATAAGCTTGATGAAGGTCAGGTTAGACGCTTAGGAAGTACAGTGGTTTTACAAACTATGGCAAGTGGAGTGAGTGCGTATTTAAGTGGTATGTTAGGCTTGGGTAATCAAGTAACTACAAACTCTTCGGCCTGTACAACTGGTACAGAAGGTGTATTGATGGCTTACGATAGGATTCAAAACGGAAAAGCAAAACGAATGCTTGTTGGCAGTTGTAGTGACCACGGACCATATTTATGGGGAGGTTTTGATGCGATGCGCGTGATGACTTATAAGCATAATGAAAATCCAGAAGAAGGTTCTAGGCCTATGAGTGCTGCCGCCTCAGGATTTGTGCCAGGAAGTGGTGCTGGTGCACTAGTATTAGAATCTTTAGAAAGTGCTTTGGAGCGCGGTGCAAAAATTTATGCTGAGGTTATAGGTGGCGAGGTAAATTCTGGAGGACAACGTCAAGGTGGTACTTTGACAGCACCAAACGCAGAAGCTGTAAAGCGTTGTATTACAAACGCTATTGAAAATTCAGGAATAACATCAAGTCAGGTAGATGTCATTAATGGACATCTTACCGCAACATCAAAAGACACTTTAGAGATTGAAAACTGGTCAAAAGCTCTCAGTAGAAATGGAAACACTTTTCCATATATAAACTCAACAAAATCTATGGTTGGCCACTGTTTGGCAGCTGCTGGCGCTATTGAATGTGTGGCGAGTGTTATTCAGCTCAAAGAACAATTTGTAGCACCAAATATTAATTGTGAGAATCTTAATCCCGAAATAGAAAGAATAATTTCTAAAGAGAAAGTTCCAACCACAAAAGTTGACTATAATATTGACGTTCTAATTAAAGCTAGTTTTGGTTTTGGAGACGTTAACGCATGTGTTTTATTTAAGCGTTTTATAGCTTAA
- a CDS encoding acyl carrier protein, whose protein sequence is MTKEELIAKLKGIVAPYVQDEEAFKNLSEDTDFVKDLKINSANLVDIILDIEDEFDIRLENEDMEKMLDVKSAMAIVNTKLSS, encoded by the coding sequence ATGACAAAAGAAGAACTAATTGCTAAATTAAAAGGTATCGTTGCGCCGTATGTACAAGACGAAGAAGCCTTTAAAAATCTTTCCGAAGACACAGATTTCGTTAAGGATTTAAAAATAAATTCGGCTAATTTGGTAGATATCATATTAGATATCGAAGATGAATTTGATATTAGACTAGAGAATGAAGACATGGAAAAAATGCTAGATGTTAAATCTGCCATGGCTATTGTCAACACAAAGCTGAGTTCATAA
- a CDS encoding 4'-phosphopantetheinyl transferase superfamily protein: MVGNDIIDIAKAKKESNWQRPRFLDKLFTIKEQQLIRYSDNSFIMVWRLWSMKEAAYKLYTQLKPSRFYNPKGFECKIEGKHSLVRFKDFECFVETKITSDYIVSEARLDTIPMTSKVIKFKNYEPVLQSIAIRNQTLKFITKHLSKPSDKIRITSSVFNIPRVKINSKLIPISLTHHGNYGAFVIA; this comes from the coding sequence ATGGTCGGTAACGATATTATAGATATCGCTAAGGCAAAAAAAGAATCTAATTGGCAACGCCCACGTTTTTTAGATAAATTATTTACCATAAAAGAACAGCAACTTATCCGCTATTCTGACAATTCGTTTATTATGGTTTGGCGATTATGGAGCATGAAAGAAGCAGCCTATAAATTATACACACAATTAAAGCCCAGTAGATTTTATAATCCAAAAGGATTCGAATGTAAAATTGAGGGAAAGCATAGTTTAGTCCGTTTTAAAGACTTTGAGTGTTTTGTTGAAACGAAAATAACGTCTGACTACATAGTTTCGGAAGCAAGATTAGATACTATTCCAATGACATCAAAAGTGATTAAGTTTAAAAATTACGAACCAGTATTACAGAGTATTGCCATTAGAAATCAAACACTAAAATTTATAACTAAGCATTTGAGTAAACCAAGTGATAAGATTAGAATTACAAGTTCAGTATTTAATATACCAAGGGTAAAAATCAATTCAAAGCTTATCCCAATAAGCTTAACGCATCACGGAAATTACGGTGCTTTTGTGATAGCATGA
- a CDS encoding efflux RND transporter permease subunit — MERLRKIIAAIIKFRVAIIAVLAIAMGFSGYNTLNKLSVDNSLGIWFLEDDPSYKAYIDFQESFGSDEIFIAMLPVENAIGEAEVSALKELHQKIEALPYVQTSFSLAKAKYPIYANKTINFDDLYNPKRSEKGLKNLFKKLPNITSQLVTKDYKNQFFYIQLNPTPTVEEDRQAIAAEMRAIIESNYENYYLTGPPVLNEAYSKGIYKESLIFGVLTVLVITIMLLFLLPSKRYLIISLLSVAIPISLLFGLITSLGFALNMISMLIPTILMVYSVSDAVHIINIYHKEGLANKSLTKVELLSVAIRKSLTPCFYTTLTTFVGYFALYLSPLPAFKNMGIFTCIGLLLSFILVYIITIIGFSYMNLNFEKAKPLLSLKRWNQTAFIDWLNRVTSDYKNGIIIGFTVVLLIGVYSIFQVKIDTNSRDLLAEGKAKQDLRSVEAELGGSNRLQINISTADGSVILKKDALKSLEDFQEKLEVNTLISNPVSVVNIKQFLEKRTPVLFQSNVSEDRIKTTLSEVDAKDNSFFKLFSEDLTTAGFTLTLMEGRTSQLNQVLEDIKVAFEGSFDTNGYKLKINGFAVVFAQLNNFILETQFKSFFAAFFVAFLCLLIFIKNFRTTILVLIPNLLPLTILAILMSVLDIPLDVTTAMITPIMLGIAMDDTIHLVYKYRRSKTISGTPKQRMDNAINYTGGALFSTTIALVGGFLIIASSATPSVRDFGLLCATTVAIALITDIFYLPALLKKFDK; from the coding sequence ATGGAGCGATTAAGAAAAATCATAGCAGCAATCATCAAATTTAGAGTAGCAATTATAGCTGTTTTGGCAATTGCTATGGGGTTTTCGGGTTATAACACGCTAAATAAATTGAGCGTTGACAACTCACTTGGTATTTGGTTTTTGGAAGATGACCCAAGTTATAAAGCGTATATAGATTTTCAGGAAAGTTTTGGTTCGGATGAGATTTTCATTGCCATGCTGCCCGTTGAAAACGCTATTGGCGAAGCCGAAGTGTCGGCTCTAAAAGAGTTGCATCAAAAAATTGAAGCGTTGCCATATGTACAAACGTCTTTTAGCTTGGCAAAGGCAAAATATCCGATTTATGCCAATAAAACCATCAATTTTGATGATTTATACAACCCAAAACGTAGTGAAAAAGGATTAAAAAATCTTTTTAAGAAATTACCAAATATTACATCTCAGCTAGTTACTAAAGACTATAAAAATCAATTCTTTTATATTCAGCTTAATCCAACACCAACTGTTGAGGAAGACCGACAAGCCATTGCCGCAGAAATGCGCGCTATTATAGAGTCTAACTACGAGAATTACTATTTAACAGGACCACCAGTTTTAAACGAAGCATACAGTAAAGGCATATATAAAGAGAGTTTAATTTTTGGTGTCTTAACGGTTTTAGTTATCACTATAATGCTTTTGTTTTTGCTACCTAGCAAACGGTATTTAATTATCTCATTATTGTCTGTTGCCATACCAATAAGTCTACTTTTTGGGTTGATAACGTCACTTGGTTTTGCATTGAATATGATATCGATGCTTATCCCAACAATCCTTATGGTTTATAGTGTAAGTGACGCTGTGCACATCATAAACATTTATCATAAAGAAGGATTAGCAAACAAATCATTAACTAAAGTTGAATTACTTTCAGTTGCTATAAGAAAAAGTTTAACACCTTGTTTTTACACGACTTTAACCACTTTTGTAGGTTACTTTGCGCTGTATTTATCACCATTGCCAGCATTTAAAAATATGGGTATTTTTACGTGTATTGGATTGCTGCTTAGCTTTATTTTGGTATATATCATTACGATTATTGGGTTCAGTTACATGAATTTAAACTTCGAAAAAGCAAAACCATTATTAAGTTTAAAACGTTGGAATCAAACGGCATTTATAGATTGGTTAAACCGTGTAACATCGGATTATAAAAACGGAATAATCATTGGATTTACAGTAGTATTATTAATTGGAGTATATTCAATTTTTCAAGTAAAGATTGATACGAATTCACGCGACCTTTTAGCAGAGGGAAAAGCAAAACAAGACTTAAGAAGCGTTGAGGCAGAACTTGGTGGAAGTAACCGTTTGCAGATTAACATTTCCACAGCCGACGGTAGTGTTATTCTAAAAAAAGACGCCTTAAAAAGCTTAGAAGATTTTCAAGAAAAACTGGAAGTAAACACATTGATTTCTAATCCAGTTTCAGTGGTTAATATCAAACAATTTTTAGAAAAAAGAACACCAGTTTTATTTCAATCTAATGTATCTGAAGATAGGATAAAAACTACACTTTCGGAAGTTGACGCTAAAGACAATAGCTTTTTCAAATTATTTTCTGAAGACCTAACCACAGCAGGATTTACATTAACACTTATGGAAGGCCGAACCTCTCAGCTTAATCAAGTTTTAGAGGATATAAAAGTGGCTTTTGAAGGCTCTTTTGACACTAATGGGTATAAACTTAAGATTAATGGATTTGCAGTTGTTTTTGCACAATTGAATAATTTTATTTTAGAAACACAGTTCAAATCATTTTTCGCAGCATTTTTTGTAGCATTCTTATGCTTGTTAATCTTCATAAAAAATTTTCGAACCACAATTTTAGTTTTGATTCCTAATTTATTACCGTTAACAATTTTAGCCATATTGATGAGTGTTTTGGATATTCCGTTAGATGTAACAACGGCTATGATTACACCGATAATGTTAGGTATTGCCATGGACGACACTATTCATTTAGTCTATAAATACAGACGTAGCAAAACTATTTCTGGAACACCAAAACAGCGTATGGATAATGCCATAAACTATACTGGCGGCGCATTATTTAGCACAACTATTGCGCTTGTTGGCGGCTTTTTAATCATTGCAAGTAGTGCAACACCATCAGTAAGAGATTTTGGGTTGCTTTGTGCAACTACTGTTGCGATTGCTTTGATTACAGATATCTTTTACTTACCAGCTTTATTAAAGAAGTTTGATAAATAA
- a CDS encoding ABC transporter ATP-binding protein, giving the protein MLQVKNILFGYGQNSVLEEISFALKPGENLAVIGESGSGKSTLLKILYGEYDLPQGEIFWKNEQILGPKHNLVIGYDFMKYVTQEFDLMPYTTVEENIGKHLSRFYLEEKQKRTDELIKIVELEAFAKTKVKNLSGGQKQRVALARALAKQPEIFLLDEPFSHIDNFKKQSLRRNIFKHLKANNITCIVATHDKNDILGFSDDILVLHDKKIIAKDTPQNLYNNPKLSLIASFFGEFNVINGQIYYAHQLQIVNNSDLKGIVKASYFNGSTWLIEVEYISKSVFIHHDSEIEVGSRVLFSIHK; this is encoded by the coding sequence ATGCTTCAAGTAAAAAATATTTTGTTTGGATATGGTCAAAACTCGGTTTTAGAAGAGATTTCATTCGCTTTGAAGCCCGGTGAAAATTTGGCTGTTATTGGTGAAAGTGGCTCAGGAAAAAGTACCCTTCTAAAAATCCTTTATGGCGAATATGATTTACCACAAGGTGAAATTTTTTGGAAAAACGAACAAATTCTTGGACCAAAACACAACTTAGTCATTGGGTACGATTTTATGAAATACGTCACCCAAGAATTTGACTTGATGCCTTACACTACAGTTGAAGAAAACATTGGCAAACACTTATCTCGTTTTTACCTAGAAGAAAAACAAAAACGCACAGATGAGCTCATTAAAATTGTAGAGCTCGAAGCCTTTGCAAAAACAAAAGTTAAAAATCTTAGCGGCGGCCAAAAACAACGTGTTGCTCTAGCGCGTGCACTAGCAAAACAACCCGAAATTTTTTTGCTAGATGAGCCTTTTAGTCACATAGATAATTTTAAAAAACAATCTCTCCGAAGAAATATCTTTAAACATCTAAAAGCAAATAATATTACCTGTATCGTTGCTACTCACGACAAAAATGATATTCTTGGATTTTCGGACGATATACTGGTGCTTCATGATAAAAAAATTATAGCAAAAGACACGCCTCAAAATTTATATAATAACCCAAAACTATCTCTTATAGCTTCGTTTTTTGGGGAATTTAATGTTATTAATGGCCAAATTTATTATGCCCATCAGCTTCAGATTGTAAATAATTCGGATTTAAAAGGCATTGTGAAGGCAAGTTATTTTAATGGTAGTACTTGGTTAATTGAAGTTGAATATATTTCTAAATCTGTGTTTATACATCATGATTCTGAAATTGAAGTTGGTTCACGAGTATTATTCTCTATACACAAATAA
- a CDS encoding prolyl oligopeptidase family serine peptidase produces MKNISYVLIALVLFMSCKNEPQPKEVAKVDYPETVKIEHTDTYFNEQVNDPYRWLEDDRSPETEAWVKTQNATTGEFLDNIPYREELKERLSKLWNYEKIGSPFIEGDYTYFYKNDGLQNQYVIYRYKNGDDPSTAEVFLDPNTFKEDGTISLGGTSFSKNGKILAYSISEGGSDWRKILIMDVESKEIVEDTLVDIKFSGMSWYKNEGFYYSSYDKPKGSELSAKTDQHKVYYHKLGTTQSSDKLIYGGTPEEKHRYIGGGVTEDDRYLIISASVSTSGNKLFIKDLTKPNSDFVTILDHTDTDSRIIENVDSKLYIMTNWKAPNQRVVTVNASNPTPENWVDFIPETKNVLSPSTGGGYFFANYMVDAVSKVLQYDYDGKLVREIKLPGVGSARGFGAKKEDTELYYSFTNYVTPGSTYKFNIKNGTSELFRKPDIDFNPEDYESSQVFYTSKDGTKVPMIITHKKGLELNGKNPTILYGYGGFNISLTPSFSITNAVWMEQGGVYAVPNLRGGGEYGKAWHDAGTKMQKQNVFDDFIAAAEYLIENQYTSSDYLAIRGGSNGGLLVGATMTQRPDLMKVALPAVGVLDMLRYHTFTAGAGWAYDYGTAEDSKEMFDYLKGYSPVHNVKEDVEYPATMVTTGDHDDRVVPAHSFKFAAELQAKQTGNNPTLIRIETDAGHGAGTPVSKTIEQYADIYGFTLYNMGFETLPSKPKEKLKD; encoded by the coding sequence ATGAAAAACATATCTTACGTGCTTATTGCACTCGTACTTTTTATGTCTTGTAAAAACGAACCCCAACCAAAAGAAGTCGCTAAAGTAGACTATCCTGAAACCGTAAAAATTGAACATACGGACACCTATTTTAATGAACAAGTCAATGATCCTTACCGTTGGTTAGAAGATGACAGAAGTCCTGAAACTGAAGCTTGGGTAAAGACTCAAAACGCAACTACTGGAGAATTTTTAGATAATATTCCATACCGTGAAGAATTAAAAGAGCGTCTATCTAAATTATGGAATTACGAAAAAATCGGCTCGCCATTTATCGAGGGAGATTACACCTATTTTTACAAAAACGATGGGCTTCAAAATCAATATGTTATTTACCGTTACAAAAATGGCGATGACCCAAGTACAGCAGAAGTATTTCTTGACCCAAATACTTTTAAAGAAGATGGAACAATTTCACTTGGAGGCACTAGCTTTTCTAAAAATGGAAAAATATTAGCCTATTCTATCTCTGAAGGCGGAAGTGACTGGAGAAAAATTTTAATAATGGATGTTGAATCCAAAGAGATAGTTGAGGACACTTTAGTTGACATCAAGTTTAGTGGTATGTCTTGGTATAAAAACGAAGGTTTTTATTACTCTAGTTATGATAAGCCAAAAGGAAGTGAACTGTCTGCAAAAACAGACCAGCACAAAGTATATTATCATAAACTAGGTACTACGCAATCTAGTGATAAACTAATTTATGGAGGCACACCTGAAGAGAAACACCGTTATATCGGTGGTGGCGTAACAGAAGATGACCGTTATTTAATTATTTCAGCTAGTGTTTCTACATCCGGAAATAAACTTTTTATAAAAGATTTAACCAAACCCAATTCCGACTTTGTTACAATACTTGACCATACAGATACAGATTCAAGAATAATCGAAAATGTAGACTCAAAATTGTATATAATGACGAACTGGAAAGCCCCAAACCAACGTGTGGTTACAGTTAATGCTTCAAATCCTACTCCAGAAAATTGGGTCGATTTTATTCCAGAAACTAAAAATGTATTAAGCCCATCAACTGGTGGTGGATACTTCTTTGCCAATTATATGGTAGATGCAGTTTCAAAAGTACTACAATACGATTATGATGGTAAGCTGGTTCGTGAAATTAAATTACCAGGTGTTGGATCTGCTAGAGGTTTCGGAGCTAAAAAAGAAGATACTGAGTTGTATTATTCTTTTACCAATTATGTGACCCCTGGAAGTACTTATAAATTCAATATAAAAAATGGTACTTCAGAATTATTCCGTAAGCCAGATATAGATTTTAATCCTGAGGATTACGAAAGTAGTCAAGTATTTTACACGTCAAAAGATGGTACAAAAGTACCTATGATTATTACACACAAAAAAGGCCTAGAGCTTAATGGGAAAAATCCAACAATCCTTTATGGTTATGGTGGTTTTAATATCAGTTTAACGCCTAGTTTTAGTATTACAAATGCTGTCTGGATGGAACAAGGCGGCGTCTATGCTGTACCAAATCTACGTGGTGGTGGCGAGTATGGTAAAGCATGGCATGATGCAGGAACAAAGATGCAAAAGCAAAACGTTTTTGACGATTTTATAGCTGCTGCAGAATACCTAATAGAAAACCAATATACGTCTTCAGACTACTTAGCTATTAGAGGTGGTTCTAATGGAGGATTATTAGTTGGTGCAACAATGACACAACGCCCAGATTTAATGAAAGTAGCATTGCCTGCTGTTGGTGTTTTAGATATGCTGCGTTATCACACGTTTACTGCTGGTGCAGGTTGGGCATACGATTATGGTACGGCAGAAGACAGTAAGGAAATGTTTGATTATTTAAAAGGCTATTCTCCTGTACATAATGTAAAAGAAGACGTAGAGTATCCAGCAACTATGGTAACTACAGGTGATCATGACGACCGTGTTGTACCTGCACATAGTTTTAAGTTTGCTGCAGAATTACAAGCTAAACAGACAGGAAATAATCCAACACTAATTAGAATTGAAACTGATGCTGGTCACGGCGCAGGAACTCCTGTAAGTAAAACCATAGAACAATATGCCGATATTTATGGTTTCACTTTATATAATATGGGTTTTGAAACATTACCTAGTAAGCCAAAAGAGAAGTTAAAAGACTAA
- a CDS encoding aspartate-semialdehyde dehydrogenase, translating into MKIAIVGATGLVGTVMLKVLEERNFPLDELLLVASERSVGKEIVFKGNPIKVISISDAINQKPDIALFSAGGNTSIEWAPKFAEAGTTVIDNSSAWRMDLDKKLVVPEINAGRLTKQDKIIANPNCSTIQMVMALAPLHATYKMKRVVVSTYQSVSGTGVKAVEQLENEIAGIKGEMAYPYPIAKNAIPHCDVFEETGYTKEEMKLVRETQKILNDNTIAVTATAVRIPTAGGHSESVNIEFENDFDLANVRKLLTETDGVIVQDNTDVNTYPMPMYAHGKDDVFVGRIRRDMSQPNSLNLWIVSDNLRKGAATNTVQIAEYLIANDLV; encoded by the coding sequence ATGAAAATAGCGATAGTTGGCGCCACTGGTTTAGTTGGTACTGTAATGCTAAAAGTGCTGGAAGAACGTAACTTCCCATTAGACGAATTATTATTAGTTGCATCAGAGCGTTCTGTTGGTAAAGAAATAGTGTTTAAAGGCAATCCTATAAAGGTCATAAGCATTTCTGATGCTATTAATCAAAAACCAGATATCGCTTTATTTTCTGCAGGTGGAAACACATCAATAGAATGGGCACCAAAATTTGCTGAAGCAGGTACGACTGTTATTGACAACTCGTCTGCGTGGCGTATGGATTTAGACAAAAAATTAGTCGTTCCTGAGATTAATGCTGGTCGGCTAACCAAGCAAGATAAGATTATTGCCAACCCAAATTGTTCTACCATACAAATGGTAATGGCTTTGGCTCCGCTTCATGCAACATATAAGATGAAACGTGTCGTTGTTTCTACTTACCAATCTGTATCTGGAACTGGTGTAAAAGCTGTAGAGCAATTAGAAAATGAGATTGCTGGTATTAAAGGCGAAATGGCTTATCCATATCCAATAGCAAAAAATGCTATTCCACATTGTGATGTATTTGAAGAAACAGGATACACAAAAGAAGAAATGAAATTGGTCCGTGAAACTCAAAAAATTTTAAATGATAATACCATAGCCGTAACAGCAACAGCAGTCCGTATCCCAACAGCTGGTGGACATAGTGAATCTGTGAATATCGAATTTGAAAATGATTTTGATTTAGCAAACGTACGTAAGTTATTAACCGAGACAGATGGTGTAATCGTACAAGACAACACAGATGTTAATACCTATCCGATGCCTATGTACGCGCACGGAAAAGATGACGTTTTTGTTGGTCGAATTCGTCGTGACATGTCGCAACCCAATTCTTTAAACCTATGGATTGTTAGTGATAATCTCAGAAAAGGAGCGGCCACAAATACAGTACAGATAGCTGAATACTTAATAGCTAATGATCTAGTTTAA
- the mscL gene encoding large conductance mechanosensitive channel protein MscL, with product MLKEFKNFIMTGNVIDFAVAVIMAGALGAVINGFVSNIAMPFIGYFAGGMNFEDLHYAMDGQEYASLAAAKEAGAAVIAYGSWINTIINLLIVGLVMFMIVKAYNKTKKPAEEAAPAGPSEIDLLTEIRDSLKK from the coding sequence ATGTTAAAAGAATTTAAGAATTTTATAATGACGGGTAACGTTATTGATTTTGCCGTTGCCGTTATTATGGCTGGCGCTCTCGGTGCTGTTATTAATGGTTTTGTTTCTAACATTGCTATGCCTTTTATTGGATATTTTGCCGGAGGAATGAACTTTGAAGACCTTCATTATGCGATGGACGGTCAAGAGTATGCTTCACTTGCTGCTGCTAAAGAAGCAGGCGCAGCTGTAATAGCATATGGTTCATGGATTAACACTATAATTAACTTATTAATTGTTGGTTTAGTTATGTTCATGATTGTTAAAGCTTACAACAAAACTAAAAAGCCAGCTGAAGAGGCTGCCCCAGCAGGACCATCTGAAATCGATTTATTAACTGAAATCAGAGACTCATTAAAAAAATAA
- the alr gene encoding alanine racemase — MSKAQETILEIHLNALTHNYNYLKNKLESKTKFLAVIKAFAYGSDCVEVAKHLETLNVDYFAVAYTNEGVLLRDAGVTTPILVLHPQAVNFKTIIERCLEPSIYSPKILKEFISVAEQENQKDYPVHLKFNTGLNRLGFWQNDIDIIASNLKKTKAIIAKSLFSHLAASEDENEEEFSLQQIKDFKAIATDFTSKMGYRPWLHLCNTSGVINYPEAHLDMVRCGIGLYGFGNSEKEDGNLKPIAKLKSIISQIHKIEKDETVGYNRAYTAFGFEKTATIPIGHADGISRQFGNEKGFVFINNQKVPIIGNVCMDMIMINITGIDCQEGDEVIIFDENHKASSFAESTNTISYEVLTSVSQRVKRVFYR, encoded by the coding sequence ATGTCTAAAGCTCAAGAAACCATCTTAGAAATTCACTTAAATGCGCTGACGCACAACTACAACTATTTAAAAAATAAACTAGAGTCCAAAACTAAATTTTTAGCAGTAATCAAAGCATTTGCTTATGGGAGTGATTGTGTCGAAGTCGCAAAACACCTTGAGACTCTTAATGTAGACTACTTTGCTGTTGCTTATACAAACGAAGGCGTCTTGCTTCGTGATGCTGGTGTCACTACGCCTATTCTAGTATTACATCCACAAGCTGTAAATTTTAAAACTATAATCGAGCGATGCCTTGAGCCAAGTATTTATAGCCCAAAGATTCTAAAAGAATTTATAAGTGTTGCAGAACAAGAAAACCAAAAAGATTATCCGGTTCATCTTAAATTTAATACTGGATTAAATCGTTTAGGATTTTGGCAAAATGATATCGATATTATTGCTTCTAATTTAAAGAAAACTAAAGCTATTATTGCTAAATCTTTGTTCTCTCATCTTGCCGCCAGTGAAGATGAAAATGAAGAGGAATTTTCATTACAACAAATAAAAGATTTCAAGGCTATAGCTACAGATTTTACATCTAAAATGGGTTATAGACCTTGGTTACATTTATGTAATACATCTGGTGTTATTAATTATCCTGAAGCTCATTTGGATATGGTTCGTTGTGGCATTGGACTTTATGGCTTTGGAAATTCTGAAAAAGAAGATGGTAATTTAAAACCAATAGCTAAATTAAAATCTATCATTTCTCAAATCCATAAAATTGAGAAAGACGAAACCGTAGGCTATAACAGAGCGTATACCGCATTTGGTTTTGAAAAAACAGCAACCATCCCAATCGGTCATGCCGATGGCATTTCTAGACAATTTGGAAATGAAAAAGGTTTTGTTTTTATAAATAATCAGAAAGTACCAATAATTGGTAATGTGTGCATGGACATGATTATGATAAATATTACAGGTATAGATTGCCAAGAAGGAGATGAAGTCATAATCTTTGATGAGAATCATAAAGCTTCAAGTTTTGCAGAATCTACTAATACAATCTCATATGAGGTACTTACTAGCGTGTCTCAGCGAGTAAAACGTGTCTTTTACCGATAA
- a CDS encoding thymidine kinase, which translates to MFLENTVNQKEQFGWIEVICGSMFSGKTEELIRRLKRAQFARQKVEIFKPAVDVRYDEEKVVSHDSNEIRSTPVPAAANIPILADGCDVVGIDEAQFFDDEIVSVCNDLANKGIRVIVAGLDMDFKGNPFGPMPNLMATAEYVTKVHAVCTKTGNLAQYSYRKAKSDDLVLLGEVDEYEPLSRAAYYKSMLREKVRQMKVKDAEELNSKDEKSDV; encoded by the coding sequence ATGTTTCTCGAAAATACGGTAAATCAGAAAGAACAATTTGGTTGGATTGAAGTCATTTGCGGTTCTATGTTTTCTGGTAAAACAGAAGAATTAATACGTCGACTTAAACGTGCCCAATTTGCTAGGCAAAAGGTTGAAATATTTAAGCCTGCTGTTGACGTGCGTTATGACGAAGAAAAAGTTGTGTCTCACGATTCTAATGAAATTCGCTCAACACCAGTACCTGCAGCAGCAAATATTCCGATTTTGGCTGATGGTTGTGATGTTGTTGGTATTGACGAAGCTCAGTTTTTTGATGATGAAATTGTTAGTGTTTGTAATGATTTGGCAAATAAAGGTATTCGAGTAATTGTTGCTGGTTTAGACATGGACTTTAAAGGTAATCCGTTTGGACCAATGCCAAACCTTATGGCTACTGCAGAATACGTTACAAAAGTGCATGCGGTTTGCACAAAGACCGGAAATCTTGCACAGTACAGTTATCGAAAAGCCAAAAGTGACGATTTAGTTTTATTGGGAGAAGTTGACGAATACGAACCTTTGAGTCGTGCAGCATATTACAAATCTATGCTTCGTGAAAAAGTACGTCAAATGAAAGTTAAAGATGCTGAAGAATTGAACTCAAAAGACGAAAAATCTGATGTCTAA